Within the Flavobacterium sp. CG_23.5 genome, the region AGCGTACTGTTGATGGGATAACCCCTTGGGGATTTGAGATTCCGTCAAAGTCTCTAACGACTTGTCAATATTATACTGAACGTTTCCAATTTCCTTAGTCACGTCATCGGCTATTTTTGGGTTTCGCAACGACATAGCAAACAAACTGTCGTCAACATGCTTGAACTCCTGCTTAAGATTTTGTTGGATTTTAATGTTCTTATTAAACGAAGGCGATCCTGTTTTGAGTCCTTTGAATTGAAGCATTACATCCTCCTGAGACAATGAATAAGCCAATAAATTATCTAAAATTTGTCTCAGCATTTTTACATCTTCCTCTAGTTGTTCCTTTTCTGCACCTTCCATGCTTTGTTCCATTTTCATAGACATCTCTTTCATTTTCTTAGAAGCACTTTTTTGTTTTGGTTTTGCTTTAGCTTGATTTTGCTTTTGCAATTCCTCCGCAGCCTTCTTCAAATCTTCATCAATACTTTTTTCTTTCTCGGCATCTTTTGGAATATCCATTGGAGATTTAAGCGTAGCGTTTTCCTTTTCCAAATCTTTTAAGTCTTCTTCAATTTTGTCAAAAGCGTCGTTGATATCTTTTTGATTCTCTTGTTTGTTTTCCTTTTCGTTATCCGATAATTTATCTTGTTTCTCAGAAAGCTTGTCTAACTTATCGGCGATTTGTTCCGCCTTTTTATCTACATAATAGCGCTTAGTCAGTTCCACTAATTGTGCTAGATTCTTAGTTTGGTTTTTACTGTTTTGTTTGAACTTTTCTAATTTATCAAGCAAGTCCTCATTCTTAATTTTATCATTTAAAGATTTAAGTTCATCCAATAGTTTCTGGTTTTTCTCTAAATCTTTATCGGCTTTATCCAAACGTTTTTGCAAATCTTCTTTTAGTTCGTCCTTTTTATCCGTTTTAAATTTATCCAGATTATCTTTCATTTTCTCTGCAAATTCCTTCATCATTTCATCCTGCTGTTTTTGACGCTGAATAAAATCATCTACTTTTTGCTGATCATTGAATTCCAAATTTGATTTTTCTTTTCCGCTCTTTTGAATTTTTTCAATAGCAGAAATTTGTTTATCCTGATTCTTCAAGGACTTTTCTAAACTGTTGATATTGTCGTTCTGTTGTTTCAAAACCTGATCTTCCTTCTCTTCCTCTGTGGCAACACGATTCGAGAAGACAGAAGATTTGGTGCTTTTAAAACGATGAATGGCATCATTATCATAAACCTCAAAATAGTAATCATACGACTTCCCTTGAACCACAGGAAGATTTCCTGGAAAAGTAAAAACAAATTGATCATATACTCCGGACTTCACAACAATTGTTCCACGTTTGGCGGTTTGTGGCCTCTCTCTTTCATAATATACCACTTGCAGTTTAGACAATCCATAATCGTCAGAAATTTGACCCAATACATAATTTTTCTCCACCTTCAAACTGTCAGGAGCATTACTGACTTTGATCGTTGGGAACTGGTCTTTGATTATTGAAAGCTGATAATCCAACTTTTCATAGTTTTTTACTTTATTATTAGAGGTAAGGATTTGATATTCTGTGTTTTGCAAGATACTTCTAGATAAAGTAAAGTTGTTTTCTGCTTTCGCAAAAGAAAAAACGGATGATGCATCTTTCCAAACCACATTTTGAGTCGCTTGCGTGCTCATTTTCCAAGTAACTCTGGTTCCTTCGGGAATAATAGCATTCCCCGTTCCTTTGATAAATTCCGATCTTCTATTCAAATACGACGGAAAGTTTAATATCATTTCAAAATTAGAAATAGATGGCACTGTTATTACTTTCAATTCATAATCCTCCGAAGATATTCCATTGGCCTCCACGTGAAACATTACGTCTTTTGAAGGTTTCGAAATCTTAAATTGGAAATCACCTGATTTAGTAGTTTCCATAAAATAACTTTCATCGTCTATAAAAATCGTAGCATTTTCTGGAACAACTTTCCCTTCCGTTTTTACATGCAGAATAAAGTCTTTATTTTGTTCGGTTTGCAGATTGCTGTTTAATAGTATGAATTGAAATGGTGCCGGAGGTAAAAATGGCGAATTGAAATGCACTACTCTATTCAAACTTTGGGAAATTATTCTACTGTTACCCGACAAATAAAAAACAGCTAAAACCAAAACAGGAAGTAACGCCAAAGGCAAAAACCTTTTGTTCTGATTTAAATTAATCGCGTTTCCAAAAGGAATTGGCTGTAAGGTTTTCGCTTTCTGTTCTATCGACGCTAATAGCAATTCGGATTGATTCGCATCATTTGACAATTGTAAAAAATTAGTCAGCTTATCGTTTACTTCGGCAAAATGATTTCCGATAATGGTTGATGCCTGTTTGTAGTCAATTCCTTTTTGGAGTTTGAACAATTTAAAGATTGGAAACAAAATAAATCGGAACATCAGGAAAACTTCAATAGCAACAAAGGTCCAAAACAAAAACCGTCGTCCCATTGGCTTAAGCCAAAGAAAATACTCTACAAAAAGCGTGAACAAAAAATACAACAACCCTAAACCGATAAAGAATAATATTCCCCGAATCAGTTCATTGGTATAATACTTTTTGATAAAAGCCTCCAATTTTTGAAAAATAACATTTCCTGTTTCCAAAATTTCTAACTTATTTGTAATAACCAATAAAAGTACTAATTTTTAATTAGAAAATTTACCAATGAGAAAATTAGAAAACGGAGAAATTGTCGGAATTATTGGATTACAAACATTTACTCATTGTCTAATTAGAGTTGTATCTTTGCAAAAAATCAACAATAATGTCTAAACAAGTTCGGGTGCGTTTTGCACCAAGTCCAACTGGACCTTTACATATTGGCGGAGTTCGTACCGCCTTATTCAATTATTTGTTTGCCAAAAAAAATAATGGTGTGTTCTTCCTGAGAATTGAGGATACGGATCAAAACCGTTATGTTCCAGGTGCCGAAGAATATATCATGCAAGCACTGGAATGGCTGGGAATTGCACCAGACGAAACGATTGGAAAGAATGAGAAATTTGGTCCTTATCGTCAAAGCGAAAGAAAACATTTGTACAAAGAATATGCGGATCAATTAATCAATTCCGGTAATGCGTATTATGCGTTTGATACTGCTGAGTCTTTGGACGCACAAAGAAAACTAGAAGAAGAACAAGGAAATACCTTTATATACAATCATCACAACAGAGAAAAACTAGATACTTCTTTGGTTATTTCTGCTGAAGAAACGGCTAAAAGAATCGCTAACGGAGAACATTATGTAATCCGTTTTAAAACTCCGGTAAACGAAACATTACATATGCATGACATCATTCGTGGTGACGTAAAATTTGAAACAAATCTTTTGGATGATAAAGTGTTGTTTAAAAGCGATGGAATGCCAACGTATCATTTAGCCAATATTGTGGATGATCATTTAATGGAAACTACCCATGTGATTCGTGGTGAAGAATGGTTGCCATCGATGCCTTTACACGTTTTATTATACAGCGCTTTTGGTTGGGAAGCGCCACAATTTGCCCATTTACCATTGATTATGAAACCTGTCGGTAACGGAAAATTATCAAAAAGAGATGGTGACAAAATGGGATTCCCTGTATTTCCATTAGATTGGAAAACCGAAGAAGGCGTTTCATCTGGTTATAGAGAAAAAGGATTTTTCCCCGAAGCAGTTATCAACTTCCTGGCATTATTAGGATGGAACGACGGTACGGAAAAAGAATTATATACGCTTGAAGAATTAGTTCAAGCTTTTGATTTGAGCAGAGTTCATAAAGCCGGAGCTAAATTTGATCCGGAAAAAAACAAATGGTTCAATCATCAATATTTGGTAAAACAGAAAGATGAAGATTTGGCGAAAGCCTTCGCTCCTATTTTGATTGAAAAAGGTTTCAACGTTTCTGAAAAAATAGTTACAAAAGTAGTTTCCTTAATCAAAGAACGCGCACATTTTGTTTCAGAATTTTGGGAACTATGTGATTTCTTTTTTGTGGCTCCAACATCGTATGATGAAAAAGCAAGCAAAAACTGGAAAACAGAAACACCAGCATTAATGCAGGAATTAATCTCTGTTGTGGAGGAAATAACGGATTTTACGTCCATGAATATCGAAACCATCGTAAAAGACTGGATGACGAAAAACGAAATTGGAATGGGAAAAGTAATGCAACCCTTTCGTTTGAGTCTGGTTGGCGCGCTGAAAGGCCCTCACCTATATGATATTGTTGAAGTAATTGGAAAAGACGAAACGATTAAGAGAATCCAAAACGCAATTGCTACCTTATAAAAACAAAAAGAATAAAAAAAAGCTTCCAGCCTTTTGAAGGCTGGAAGCTTTAAATTAGAACCATTTTTACGCTTAGGCTTTAAAGAAAGTTACTTTATAATACTTTTCATTATCAGATTCCATTAACCAAATTCCTTTGTCAGAAATAATAGTATTAAAAAATAATTTGTTTTTTGAATCTATATTTTTCAAATAATCTGCTACTTTTTTGTTTGTATCGATAGCTACTAAACCATCATAATCGAATACTTTGTTTTTATATCCTTCATATTGATAAAAAGAAAGCAAGAAAGCCCTGTAGTCTCCTTTAAATGTATATATCTTATCTTCTTTATAAGAAATCTTATTTTTATTTAAAATTTTCCCCGTCATTTTATCCAAATAACCATAATGAACATAGTCAAAAGTATTATCCGTTCCAGTTTGAAAAAGTAGATTGTCATTATACATTGAAAGTTTTGAAAACAAACCCACTAAATAAAATTTATGGTTAAATTCTTTTACATCATCAATTTTATTAATTGATTCCCATATTTTTTTTCCTGTTTTATCAAACTTAAAAATATAGTACCCAGATGGCGAATTCATATCATTTAATTCTTCTGCTTTAATACCAAACAAACCATAGATATAAACATCTCCAGTTTTAAAATCCTCACAAAAATTATTAATTGATAAATCATCCATAAAAATAGATGCTGAATTTGTAGCAGTTCTTTTAATATTAATATAAGAAGGATCATTAGGGTTATTAGGAAATGTAAATGGCAATCCCTGCACACTTCCTTTGAATCCTCCGTCATTTGAAGAATAAATTAAAAAACTATCTTGTAAATTAACGGTGAAAGACTTTTCATTAAGTTTCTTCCCTTCCATATTATAATTTGTTCTATATAAAATAGTTGTTTTATAATCTTTAGAAATAGATTTGGTAATAATTTCAAACTTTTCATTATCAACAATATTTGCAACAAACCCTAAATCTACATCTGCCTTTATAAACCCATCTCCTATTAACCTGTTTATCTCCGGCTTTTCAATACTTATTCTCTTATTATTTTTTGTGAAGATATCAGTTACATCTAATAAAAGTTGATCTTTTTTAAAATTAATACTGTTTTTGAATTTTTCATCAGTAAACCCTAATTCATATTTATCGTTAAAAAATTGAGGCCTAAATACTCTATGATTACTGTTTCTTTGATCTGAAAAATTTAATGAAGGAGTTTCTTTGCCATCAACAACATATTTGTATGTTTTAGCACCTGAAAATTTTGTGAAATCAACTAATTGAAATGTATTTTCGGTGATTGAAAATGTAGATTCCGCGGTTTCAAAATTATCAGCTAAAATTTCTTTTTTTCCATTACTATCATAACTACTAATGTTATTTATCCTTCTGTTAATAGACATAGAAACATATCCACCCTTTTCAATAACAATTTTGTCGCTTTTTGTTAGATAATGGTATCGCATTGGAGTGTTGTCCTTTTCAAATTTTTCCTCTACAATCGTGGTTTGAGCATTCATATAAATGCTAGAAAGTAATACAAAATAAAAAAGTGGCTTCTTCATAAATAATTTTAGTTTTTAAGTTAAAAATAGAAATCACTCAAATGTAAAACATTTGAGTGATTTCTATTTTGATTTTTCCTGATATTTTAATAAAATTTTTCCTATAAGTGTAAATTTATAAATACAGAATAAGCTTTCCGTTAATGATTCCGGGATTTCCTTTGAAATTTACCCCTAAGTTTTTGCTGTTCAGGTTTTCCAGCATATTGTTTAAACCATATTGATACGAAACATTTGCCCGAAAATGACGAACCCCAAAAGTAACTCCAACCGTGGGATAGAAATTAAATTTAGAAATATCAACAATATCTTTGGCCAACAATGTGGTTCCAGAAATGATGTTGTTTTCATTTTCAGCATCAATATTAAATTTTCCATTCACTTGTACTATTGGACCAAACTCCACACTCAAATGATTTTCTATAAATTTATAACTCAACTGCAGCGATATTTGTGCTGATGGCAATTTATAATTGACCTCTTTATTTGATAAAAAAGGACTTTTAGTAGCGACCTTAAAATTGTTTTCGCTGAACTGCAAGGCATAAACCATATCCCAATCATTATAGAAGTTCCCTCTTATGGAAAGCCCAGCGTTCCAACCCATATCTGGCGTGGAATGAAAGTTATTAGTGTTCATTGTGAATTGGTTTACGCCAAAAGTAATTCCAATTCGATTCGAATCCCGATAATTATATTGGGCAACAACAGCCACTGAAAGGAGAATAAAAACAGTAGTTAAACCTATCTTTTTCATGTTTTAAAATTTAATCAGCGCAAACCTAAAGTTTTTTTGTAATTTAACACTAACTTTTTAATTAAATTATTAATACTATGAACATTACGTTAATTATCTTCCTTGTCTTTGGATTATTTATCTTACTTTCTTCCTTTTTTACTGTCAAACAACAAACCTCAGTCATTATTGAACGTTTCGGAAAATTTTTAAGTGTCAGACAATCGGGACTACAACTGAAAATTCCTTTAATTGATCGAATTGCCGGACGCGTTAATCTGAAAATTCAGCAATTAGATGTTATCATCGAAACCAAAACGAAAGACAATGTTTTTGTAAAACTAAAAGTTTCGGTGCAATTTATGGTCATCAAAGAAACCGTATATGATGCTTTTTACAAACTCGAATATCCGCATGATCAAATTACTTCTTATGTATTTGATGTAGTTCGCGCCGAAGTTCCAAAATTAAAACTGGATGATGTTTTTGAAAGAAAAGACGACATTGCCATTGCTGTAAAAAGAGAATTGAATGAAGCAATGACCACTTATGGATATACCATAATCAATACATTGGTTACTGATATTGACCCTGATATTCAAGTAAAAAATGCAATGAACAGAATTAATGCAGCAGATAGAGAAAAAACGGTAGCAGAATTTGAAGCAGAAGCATCCAGAATTAGAATTGTGGCTAAAGCCAAAGCAGAAGCAGAAAGCAAACGTTTACAAGGACAGGGAATTGCGGATCAACGCCGCGAGATTGCAAGAGGTTTAGTAGAAAGTGTAGATGTATTAAACAAAGTTGGGATAAACTCTCAGGAGGCTTCGGCGCTTATTGTTGTAACTCAACATTATGATACTTTACAGGCTATTGGCGCAGACGCCAACTCTAATTTAATATTACTACCTAATTCTCCTCAAGCCGGTAGTGACATGCTGAATAATATGGTCGCTTCTTTTAGCGCGTCTAATCAAGTGGGCGAAATGATGAAAAATAAGAATAAAAAGAGAAAACCAAAAGCAGATGAACATGATCCTGGTTTTAAAGCTCCTCTCCCACCACAGCCGCCGGAAACACCCGAAATAGAAGAATAAAAAACATAAAAAAAAGAGGCTATTTGCCTCTTTTTAATTTTGATACCCATTTAGATATAAATGGAATTGCTTTTGAAACAAACGGAACCGCTTTGGCAACATATGGAATTGCCAAACTGACTAATGGTCCATAGGACCCTGAGAAAGCATTTAAAGATGAACCTATAACCCCACTAACAATGTTTTTGGGCGTAAAGCTTTCCTTGGTTTTTTTAATCCCGAAGACTAATTTTTGATAACTGATTTCTTTTTCAATTCTCAAAATCTCCAGTTCTCTGTCGATTTGAGCGTAGGATGAGTATTTTTTAGTTTCCATAATTAGTCGTTAAAAAAGATTTCTGAAAAGTTCTCCAATACTGATCCTTCAAAAAATTTATCCCTAATGGTAAATAAAAGTCCTGTAATGACTAAATATATTCCTCCTACGATTAAAAATCCAATCGGATAACTATCCATGTATTTCCCAATCGCTAATGCTCCGGCAATAGAACAAAATAATAATACGATGCCAAAACAAATAAAAATCAAGGTCAATTTAAGAATCATGGTGGTTGATTTCATCGCCACCTTAAAACCCCATAATTTATAATAAGCCACATTGCTTTCCAAGAAAGATTGCATCTGTTCTTGGATATGCTCTGTGTTTTCTTTTAATTCTTCAAAAGCCATAAATATATTTTTTAATATAATTAATAATGGTAACTAATATTATTTTTGAAGCTTAGCATTTTGCTCTTTCAAATCAGCTAATTTTTGCTCTAAAAATGAAATTACATCTTCCGCTTTATGACTCACATTTGAAATCATATCATCATAAGTGTCTTGTAAATTATTTTGTTTGAAAAGAGAAATTTTATTTTTCAACTCATCAGATGCATTATCATATTTGAGTTTCAAATTATTTTTGGCATCATCATACCCATCATTAATTTTTTCTCTAGTTCTGGAACCTTTGTCTGGTGCATATAAAATTCCTAAACCCGCTCCAATAGCTAAACCAGTTACTAAACCCATCAATGTACTTCCAGCTTTATTCGACATAATTTTCAATTTTTATAGTTAATAACCTAAAGTTACGCATTCTATTAACATAGCGTTGTTAACAAGCCGTTAAATTGCTTTTGATTAGTCTAAAAAAGCAAATAAAGCGCCTCATTGAATAAAAAATCAACGAACATAAAAGAAGTCATAAAACTTAAAAAGTCGTTTTAAATTCAATTTATATACGTTGTTTTTGATTGATAAATTTTATGTTTTTTATAATTTTAATAACGAATTACTATAATAACAAAAAGCGTCCTGTTAAGGCGCTTTCGATTGAAAAAATCTATATGGTTAAGCGAGTGTTATATTTTTAAATCATTTAATAAATGTAAAACTTTCTCGTTTTTCTCACCACTTTTCATTTCTATAAGTTGCGCTTCGAAATGCGTATAGTTATTCAAATCATTTTGTAAATTTTGAATAGCTAAAATTCTAACGGCAGTCATTTGACTTTTTAAAGACATTGTATATAATTTAGTCAATGACTCTTCTTCAATGTCTTTAATCTTAACTTTATCAGAATAGTGCAAAATCAAATTAGAAAACAACAAGGAGTTATTATCATTTTTAATATTCTTAACAATAGTTTGAATAATTAAACTGTAATTATCAATACTTTTTATGTTTTCAATAATAGAATTTAAAATCAAAACCGCATTATTCTCGTCCTTTTCCTTCACATATTTATTGATTTCTTTTTGGGTATTCATCAATAAATTTTCTTCTTTCTTGCCTTTTTCTTCCCAGGCATCTTTCAATCCAACGGTTTTATTAAAGACAATTTTACCTTCGGATGTGTCTTTATCGACATTAAAATAACCCAAACGTTGAAACTGGAATTTTTCATCTGATTTTACGTCAGATAAACTTGGTTCCACAAATCCTTTTACAATTTGCAAAGAACTAGGATTCATAAAATCTAAGAAATTTTTCTCCTTATGACTGTCCGGCGCTTCATCAATAAATAAACGATCATACAAACGAACTTCTGCTTCCAAAGCATGTTTTATAGAAACCCAATGTAAGGTTCCAGCAACTTTTCTTTGACTGGCTTCACTCCCACTTCCGCTTCTACTGTCTTCATCATACGTCACATGAATTTCAGTGATATTTCCTGCAGCATCTTTAACAACGCTTTCGCCTTTAATGATATAGGCATTTTTTAGTCGCACTTCTCTCCCTAAACTCAATCGGAAAAATTTAGCCGGCGCCTCTTCTAAAAAGTCTTCTCTTTCAATGTATAATTCTCTTGAAAAAGGGACTTTTCTGAAACCCGCGTTTTCATCTTCCTGATTATTTTCGGCTTCCAACCATTCTTCTTTTGCTTCCGGGTAATTAGTGATAATCAATATTATCGGATCCAAAACTGCCATAACTCTGAGAGCCGTTTTGTTTAAATCTTCACGCAAACAAAATTCCAAAAGTGAAACATCTATGACATTTTCTCTTTTGGCAACTCCGATAATATCACAAAATTTACGAATAGAAGCAGCGGTATACCCTCTTCTTCTCAAGCCGGAAATCGTAGGCATTCTTGGGTCATCCCAACCGTTTACTATATTTTCCTGAACTAATTGCAATAATTTACGTTTACTCATTACGGTGTAATTCAAGTTCAAACGCGCAAATTCATATTGATGTGGTTTTACTTTTGAATCATCATAAATTTGGTC harbors:
- a CDS encoding DUF4175 family protein encodes the protein METGNVIFQKLEAFIKKYYTNELIRGILFFIGLGLLYFLFTLFVEYFLWLKPMGRRFLFWTFVAIEVFLMFRFILFPIFKLFKLQKGIDYKQASTIIGNHFAEVNDKLTNFLQLSNDANQSELLLASIEQKAKTLQPIPFGNAINLNQNKRFLPLALLPVLVLAVFYLSGNSRIISQSLNRVVHFNSPFLPPAPFQFILLNSNLQTEQNKDFILHVKTEGKVVPENATIFIDDESYFMETTKSGDFQFKISKPSKDVMFHVEANGISSEDYELKVITVPSISNFEMILNFPSYLNRRSEFIKGTGNAIIPEGTRVTWKMSTQATQNVVWKDASSVFSFAKAENNFTLSRSILQNTEYQILTSNNKVKNYEKLDYQLSIIKDQFPTIKVSNAPDSLKVEKNYVLGQISDDYGLSKLQVVYYERERPQTAKRGTIVVKSGVYDQFVFTFPGNLPVVQGKSYDYYFEVYDNDAIHRFKSTKSSVFSNRVATEEEKEDQVLKQQNDNINSLEKSLKNQDKQISAIEKIQKSGKEKSNLEFNDQQKVDDFIQRQKQQDEMMKEFAEKMKDNLDKFKTDKKDELKEDLQKRLDKADKDLEKNQKLLDELKSLNDKIKNEDLLDKLEKFKQNSKNQTKNLAQLVELTKRYYVDKKAEQIADKLDKLSEKQDKLSDNEKENKQENQKDINDAFDKIEEDLKDLEKENATLKSPMDIPKDAEKEKSIDEDLKKAAEELQKQNQAKAKPKQKSASKKMKEMSMKMEQSMEGAEKEQLEEDVKMLRQILDNLLAYSLSQEDVMLQFKGLKTGSPSFNKNIKIQQNLKQEFKHVDDSLFAMSLRNPKIADDVTKEIGNVQYNIDKSLETLTESQIPKGLSHQQYAISAANKLADMLSETLANMQMSLSGMGSGKPKPGQGQGMQLPDIIKKQEGLGEKMKAGMEKGKKPGEGQKPGDGEKGKKGSGQNGDNGEDGEGDAKSIMEIYKEQKQLREALQNELNKQGLGGNGQSALEQMKHIEKQLLNKGFKNETLQKILNVKQELLKLNTAIQQQGQENKRESETNKKEFTNQSNALPAALLDYLNSIEILNRQSLPLRSNFNQKVQEYFNKK
- the gltX gene encoding glutamate--tRNA ligase, yielding MSKQVRVRFAPSPTGPLHIGGVRTALFNYLFAKKNNGVFFLRIEDTDQNRYVPGAEEYIMQALEWLGIAPDETIGKNEKFGPYRQSERKHLYKEYADQLINSGNAYYAFDTAESLDAQRKLEEEQGNTFIYNHHNREKLDTSLVISAEETAKRIANGEHYVIRFKTPVNETLHMHDIIRGDVKFETNLLDDKVLFKSDGMPTYHLANIVDDHLMETTHVIRGEEWLPSMPLHVLLYSAFGWEAPQFAHLPLIMKPVGNGKLSKRDGDKMGFPVFPLDWKTEEGVSSGYREKGFFPEAVINFLALLGWNDGTEKELYTLEELVQAFDLSRVHKAGAKFDPEKNKWFNHQYLVKQKDEDLAKAFAPILIEKGFNVSEKIVTKVVSLIKERAHFVSEFWELCDFFFVAPTSYDEKASKNWKTETPALMQELISVVEEITDFTSMNIETIVKDWMTKNEIGMGKVMQPFRLSLVGALKGPHLYDIVEVIGKDETIKRIQNAIATL
- a CDS encoding outer membrane beta-barrel protein, whose amino-acid sequence is MKKIGLTTVFILLSVAVVAQYNYRDSNRIGITFGVNQFTMNTNNFHSTPDMGWNAGLSIRGNFYNDWDMVYALQFSENNFKVATKSPFLSNKEVNYKLPSAQISLQLSYKFIENHLSVEFGPIVQVNGKFNIDAENENNIISGTTLLAKDIVDISKFNFYPTVGVTFGVRHFRANVSYQYGLNNMLENLNSKNLGVNFKGNPGIINGKLILYL
- a CDS encoding SPFH domain-containing protein; its protein translation is MNITLIIFLVFGLFILLSSFFTVKQQTSVIIERFGKFLSVRQSGLQLKIPLIDRIAGRVNLKIQQLDVIIETKTKDNVFVKLKVSVQFMVIKETVYDAFYKLEYPHDQITSYVFDVVRAEVPKLKLDDVFERKDDIAIAVKRELNEAMTTYGYTIINTLVTDIDPDIQVKNAMNRINAADREKTVAEFEAEASRIRIVAKAKAEAESKRLQGQGIADQRREIARGLVESVDVLNKVGINSQEASALIVVTQHYDTLQAIGADANSNLILLPNSPQAGSDMLNNMVASFSASNQVGEMMKNKNKKRKPKADEHDPGFKAPLPPQPPETPEIEE
- a CDS encoding DUF6327 family protein produces the protein METKKYSSYAQIDRELEILRIEKEISYQKLVFGIKKTKESFTPKNIVSGVIGSSLNAFSGSYGPLVSLAIPYVAKAVPFVSKAIPFISKWVSKLKRGK
- a CDS encoding phage holin family protein, whose protein sequence is MAFEELKENTEHIQEQMQSFLESNVAYYKLWGFKVAMKSTTMILKLTLIFICFGIVLLFCSIAGALAIGKYMDSYPIGFLIVGGIYLVITGLLFTIRDKFFEGSVLENFSEIFFND
- a CDS encoding YtxH domain-containing protein: MSNKAGSTLMGLVTGLAIGAGLGILYAPDKGSRTREKINDGYDDAKNNLKLKYDNASDELKNKISLFKQNNLQDTYDDMISNVSHKAEDVISFLEQKLADLKEQNAKLQK
- a CDS encoding glutamine--tRNA ligase/YqeY domain fusion protein, producing the protein MSTEEKSLHFIEQIIEDSLSSGFPQDKLRFRFPPEPNGYLHIGHAKSICLNFGLGLKYNAPVNLRFDDTNPAKEEQEYVDAIKEDLKWLGFDWTEELYSSDYFQQLYDWAVAMIKNGKAYIDSQSSEDMAIQKGTPTQPGVDGPYRNRSVEENLSLFEGMKNGDFPEGSHVLRAKIDMKSTNMLMRDPLMYRILHRHHHRTGNDWKIYPMYDYAHGESDYIEQISHSICTLEFVMHRELYNWFLDQIYDDSKVKPHQYEFARLNLNYTVMSKRKLLQLVQENIVNGWDDPRMPTISGLRRRGYTAASIRKFCDIIGVAKRENVIDVSLLEFCLREDLNKTALRVMAVLDPIILIITNYPEAKEEWLEAENNQEDENAGFRKVPFSRELYIEREDFLEEAPAKFFRLSLGREVRLKNAYIIKGESVVKDAAGNITEIHVTYDEDSRSGSGSEASQRKVAGTLHWVSIKHALEAEVRLYDRLFIDEAPDSHKEKNFLDFMNPSSLQIVKGFVEPSLSDVKSDEKFQFQRLGYFNVDKDTSEGKIVFNKTVGLKDAWEEKGKKEENLLMNTQKEINKYVKEKDENNAVLILNSIIENIKSIDNYSLIIQTIVKNIKNDNNSLLFSNLILHYSDKVKIKDIEEESLTKLYTMSLKSQMTAVRILAIQNLQNDLNNYTHFEAQLIEMKSGEKNEKVLHLLNDLKI